From a single Vampirovibrio chlorellavorus genomic region:
- a CDS encoding class I adenylate-forming enzyme family protein, whose protein sequence is MSLLFDRLLQKSDASLLTLIEDETSWTLAEFREKAIRLASVLQAKGIQPGDRVALMFMNQKEYLVGFFAVLYAGAIVVPINVSIPSEDIIYVVLNSGSKLILTTYAFKHCFEGRPIPVMMANQPAEDSTYPSLEEAIEQGNPQFPQVPFGDAHSMRILMYTSGTTGKPKGVMLSENNLIANLEGIHPIFKFSNSERLLLALPLFHAYGLIIGLYALDAQAPIYLVPNFAPKKILQTLVEGRITILPLVPTMFSVLLHSIQKVGAEKLAHLKACISGGASLPEKLLRQIENSLNLVVLEGYGLTETAPVLAVNRPAVGSVPKSVGPALPNVQLKLVDAEGKTIDWQPGQVSAEGEIMAKGPNIMLGYYNLPEETSQVFDAEGYFHTGDLGHFDAQGNLFISGGRIKDLIIKAGENIAPVRIEDVLYQHPAILHAAVIGIPDEKLGEDIAACVELKEGATATETELKKFCQEHLPPFMIPAVIRFYDELPKNQTGKVIKKQLREENLNLLQKAGS, encoded by the coding sequence ATGAGTTTATTATTTGATCGCCTTCTGCAAAAGTCCGATGCCAGCCTGTTAACCCTGATTGAGGATGAAACCAGTTGGACCCTGGCCGAATTTCGGGAGAAGGCCATCCGGCTGGCCTCGGTCCTGCAGGCCAAGGGCATTCAACCCGGCGATCGGGTGGCCCTGATGTTTATGAACCAGAAAGAGTATCTGGTGGGGTTTTTCGCCGTTTTATACGCCGGGGCCATTGTGGTGCCCATTAACGTCTCCATCCCGTCCGAAGATATTATTTACGTGGTGTTAAATTCCGGTAGCAAGCTGATTTTAACCACCTACGCCTTTAAACACTGCTTTGAAGGACGTCCCATCCCGGTCATGATGGCCAACCAACCGGCAGAAGACAGCACCTATCCCAGTCTGGAAGAGGCCATTGAGCAGGGAAACCCTCAATTCCCCCAAGTGCCCTTTGGGGACGCCCACAGCATGCGCATTTTAATGTACACCTCCGGGACCACCGGCAAGCCCAAAGGGGTCATGCTCAGCGAAAATAACCTCATCGCCAACCTGGAAGGCATTCACCCCATCTTCAAGTTCTCCAATTCAGAACGCTTACTGCTGGCCTTGCCCTTGTTTCACGCCTACGGCCTGATTATCGGCCTGTATGCCCTGGATGCCCAGGCCCCCATTTATCTGGTGCCCAACTTCGCTCCCAAGAAAATCCTGCAAACCCTGGTGGAAGGGCGCATTACCATATTGCCTCTGGTTCCCACCATGTTCAGCGTACTGCTGCACAGCATCCAGAAAGTCGGGGCCGAGAAACTGGCCCACTTGAAAGCCTGCATCTCCGGTGGCGCTTCCTTGCCGGAAAAATTGTTACGCCAGATTGAAAACAGCCTGAATTTGGTGGTGCTGGAGGGCTACGGCCTGACTGAAACCGCTCCGGTGCTGGCCGTCAATCGTCCCGCGGTGGGCTCGGTACCCAAATCCGTGGGCCCGGCCTTGCCCAACGTGCAACTCAAGCTGGTGGACGCTGAAGGAAAAACCATCGACTGGCAGCCCGGTCAGGTTTCCGCGGAAGGCGAAATTATGGCCAAAGGTCCCAACATCATGTTGGGCTATTACAATCTGCCCGAGGAAACCAGTCAGGTGTTTGACGCCGAAGGCTACTTCCACACCGGGGATTTGGGGCATTTCGACGCGCAGGGAAACCTGTTTATTTCGGGTGGACGCATCAAGGACTTAATTATTAAAGCGGGCGAAAACATTGCCCCGGTGCGCATTGAGGACGTCCTGTACCAGCACCCGGCCATTCTGCACGCTGCCGTCATTGGCATCCCCGATGAAAAGCTGGGCGAAGATATCGCAGCCTGCGTTGAACTGAAAGAAGGGGCCACCGCCACCGAAACGGAGCTTAAAAAGTTCTGCCAGGAGCATCTCCCCCCCTTTATGATCCCCGCCGTGATTCGCTTTTATGATGAACTGCCCAAAAACCAGACCGGTAAAGTCATCAAAAAGCAATTGCGGGAAGAAAATCTGAATCTGCTGCAAAAAGCGGGCAGCTAA
- the murQ gene encoding N-acetylmuramic acid 6-phosphate etherase: MPDSALGSNAFEQALHSVIPTEQVNPHTMDIDLLSTEEVLRKINAEDQLVALAVEQAIPQIAVTVDAIKTAFNNGGRLFYFGAGTSGRLGVLDASECPPTYGAPPELVQGIIAGGDIALRKAVEGAEDSAEQGAQDVQTAGLTAGDVAVGISASGQAPYVVAAMQAADALGCFTAGLTCDPNSKLAQAVRQPIVVEVGPEVVAGSTRMKAGTAQKLVLNMLTTGAMIQTGKTFQNLMVDVQPTNLKLKARARRIVAALGQVSVEEAAAILEETRYQVKPAILMARDKMTQSEALARLKAVSGKLRLALQNNDQKT, translated from the coding sequence ATGCCAGATTCTGCCCTTGGTTCCAACGCTTTTGAACAGGCACTCCATTCGGTCATCCCCACCGAGCAGGTGAATCCACACACCATGGATATCGATTTACTCTCCACCGAGGAGGTGCTACGCAAAATTAACGCCGAAGATCAGTTGGTGGCCCTGGCGGTGGAGCAAGCCATCCCCCAGATCGCGGTCACCGTGGACGCCATCAAAACCGCTTTTAACAATGGCGGCCGACTGTTCTACTTTGGGGCGGGTACCAGTGGCCGCTTGGGTGTGTTGGACGCCTCCGAATGCCCCCCCACTTACGGAGCGCCCCCGGAGCTGGTGCAAGGCATCATCGCCGGCGGCGACATTGCCCTGCGCAAGGCCGTGGAAGGTGCCGAGGATTCCGCGGAGCAGGGCGCGCAGGATGTGCAAACAGCCGGCCTGACTGCGGGTGATGTGGCCGTGGGCATCTCTGCCAGTGGGCAAGCCCCTTACGTGGTAGCCGCCATGCAGGCCGCTGATGCGCTGGGGTGCTTCACCGCCGGATTGACCTGTGACCCTAACTCCAAGCTGGCCCAGGCGGTTCGTCAGCCCATTGTGGTGGAAGTGGGGCCGGAAGTGGTGGCCGGGTCCACCCGCATGAAAGCGGGCACGGCCCAAAAGCTGGTACTCAACATGTTGACCACCGGGGCCATGATCCAGACCGGCAAGACCTTTCAAAATTTAATGGTAGATGTGCAACCCACCAACCTGAAGCTGAAGGCCCGAGCCCGACGCATTGTGGCCGCTCTGGGGCAGGTCAGCGTCGAGGAAGCCGCAGCCATTTTGGAAGAAACCCGTTATCAGGTAAAGCCAGCCATTTTAATGGCCCGTGATAAAATGACTCAATCGGAGGCTCTGGCCCGGTTAAAAGCAGTTTCCGGGAAACTGCGGCTGGCCCTTCAAAATAATGACCAAAAGACTTAA
- the kdsB gene encoding 3-deoxy-manno-octulosonate cytidylyltransferase: MSPSHPACEQPKVLAVIPARYASTRFPGKPLVDIQGKPMIRHVWERVRGVPAIQRIIVATDDERIAQTARTFGAEVAMTSPAHPSGTDRLWEVAQTLPAFEWVLNVQGDEPFINPAHLQAALEGIQRFAGADIITLVTPIHTVEDWREPNLVKAVLTAEGRALYFSRAPVPYHRDAPDLPQGVYRHIGLYLYRRTALERFTQLPPSPLEQMEKLEQLRALEAGMTIYAAVVSEAPVGVDTPADLIRIRESLG, translated from the coding sequence GTGAGCCCCAGTCATCCTGCTTGTGAGCAACCCAAGGTATTGGCGGTCATTCCGGCCCGCTACGCTTCCACCCGGTTTCCGGGGAAGCCACTGGTGGACATTCAGGGGAAGCCCATGATCCGACATGTTTGGGAGCGGGTGCGGGGAGTTCCAGCCATTCAGCGGATCATTGTGGCCACCGATGACGAGCGTATCGCCCAGACCGCCCGGACTTTTGGGGCGGAGGTTGCCATGACTTCCCCGGCGCATCCCTCCGGGACGGATCGTCTGTGGGAGGTGGCCCAGACTTTGCCAGCGTTTGAGTGGGTGTTGAACGTGCAGGGAGATGAGCCCTTCATCAATCCCGCGCATTTGCAGGCGGCCCTTGAGGGCATTCAGCGATTTGCGGGGGCCGATATCATTACCCTGGTCACGCCCATTCATACGGTGGAGGATTGGCGGGAGCCCAATCTGGTGAAGGCGGTGCTGACCGCCGAGGGGCGGGCGCTTTATTTTTCTCGGGCTCCCGTGCCCTATCATCGAGATGCGCCTGATTTGCCTCAAGGCGTTTATCGGCACATTGGGCTTTATTTATACCGCCGCACTGCCCTGGAACGCTTCACCCAGTTGCCGCCCTCCCCGCTGGAGCAGATGGAAAAGCTGGAGCAGTTGCGAGCCCTGGAGGCGGGGATGACTATTTATGCGGCGGTGGTCTCCGAAGCGCCGGTGGGCGTGGACACCCCTGCGGATCTCATCCGTATACGGGAATCTTTGGGGTAG
- a CDS encoding lytic transglycosylase domain-containing protein, translated as MRVNSYSRMFSTQLVLAVSLGLLLGQVSPATATVPEESSVELEAAKAESLGEAPLQISEAAIMATPFMAAENTELLRQKVAAVSNYVQTYNRNLPAGQIGSIADAIVRYSERYGVDYRLLTSLIAIESSFRSDAVSSSGAIGMGQLKPATAKWLGVLNPYDPVDNIAGTARFLGWLVQKYNGNLEYALSAYYQGPGYVDRNGVSSVCMPYLQKINRALGSLL; from the coding sequence ATGCGTGTGAATTCTTATTCTCGAATGTTCAGTACCCAACTGGTTTTAGCGGTGAGTTTGGGTCTCTTGTTAGGGCAAGTCAGTCCCGCAACGGCCACTGTGCCGGAGGAATCCAGTGTAGAGCTGGAGGCGGCCAAAGCAGAGTCATTGGGTGAGGCCCCCTTGCAGATCAGCGAAGCCGCAATCATGGCCACCCCTTTCATGGCTGCGGAGAACACGGAATTATTGCGCCAAAAGGTAGCAGCGGTCAGCAATTACGTGCAGACGTACAACCGAAATCTGCCTGCTGGACAGATCGGTAGCATCGCCGATGCCATTGTGCGATACAGCGAGCGCTATGGCGTGGATTACCGTCTGCTGACCAGCCTGATTGCCATTGAATCCTCCTTTCGTTCGGATGCGGTCTCTTCCTCGGGCGCCATTGGCATGGGCCAGTTGAAACCCGCCACGGCCAAGTGGCTGGGCGTTTTGAATCCTTACGATCCGGTGGATAACATTGCCGGAACCGCCCGTTTTTTAGGCTGGCTGGTGCAAAAGTACAACGGCAATCTGGAATACGCCTTGTCTGCCTATTATCAGGGGCCGGGTTACGTGGATCGTAACGGGGTCAGCTCCGTTTGCATGCCTTACCTGCAAAAGATCAACCGGGCCTTGGGTTCTCTGCTTTAG